The Faecalibacterium prausnitzii genome includes a window with the following:
- the pgsA gene encoding CDP-diacylglycerol--glycerol-3-phosphate 3-phosphatidyltransferase encodes MNLPNKLTLCRIILVPVFMIFVSLTEFGTETFNATWYLVAGIVFAAASFTDYLDGHLARKWHMVTDFGKFADPLADKLLTTVALIYMMRDGVCSPVVLCIILAREFAVSGLRMVAAGAKDGKVIAANMWGKVKTVLQMLTIIFYFFGISLTYGNTILGNLNVWLISYWLCWLVAAATAISGIKYLWDNRSFINTAR; translated from the coding sequence ATGAATCTGCCCAATAAACTGACCCTGTGCCGCATCATTCTGGTGCCTGTTTTCATGATCTTCGTCTCGCTGACCGAGTTTGGCACCGAGACCTTCAACGCAACATGGTATCTGGTGGCAGGCATCGTCTTCGCCGCCGCCAGCTTCACCGATTATCTGGACGGCCATCTGGCCCGCAAGTGGCACATGGTCACCGACTTCGGCAAGTTTGCCGACCCGCTGGCCGACAAGCTGCTGACCACGGTGGCCCTCATCTACATGATGCGGGACGGTGTGTGCAGCCCCGTGGTGCTCTGCATCATCCTGGCCCGCGAGTTCGCGGTGTCCGGCCTGCGGATGGTCGCCGCCGGTGCGAAGGACGGCAAGGTCATCGCGGCCAATATGTGGGGCAAGGTGAAGACGGTGCTGCAGATGCTGACCATCATCTTCTACTTCTTCGGCATCTCGCTGACCTATGGCAATACCATCCTTGGCAATCTGAACGTCTGGCTCATCTCCTACTGGCTGTGCTGGCTGGTGGCAGCGGCCACCGCCATCTCCGGTATCAAGTATCTGTGGGACAACCGCAGCTTCATCAACACGGCAAGATGA
- a CDS encoding TetR/AcrR family transcriptional regulator, with translation MNLTATSKEDILKASRALIQQNGWAAVNIRAVAAACGVSVGCIYNYFASKTELVSATVESIWNDIFHRPEDEAVFRDTLACVRWMYRQLEYGCAQYPGFFTHHSLGFMHQGTADGKQQMQQAWQHILRQLCFVLQQDPNVRPDAFNDQFTAERFAGVLFSQMLSALVQQDFDPSMVLEIVRRAIY, from the coding sequence ATGAATCTTACTGCAACCTCCAAAGAGGATATCTTAAAAGCCAGTCGTGCCCTCATCCAGCAAAATGGATGGGCAGCGGTCAACATCCGCGCCGTGGCTGCGGCCTGCGGTGTGTCGGTGGGTTGCATCTACAACTACTTTGCATCCAAGACCGAGCTGGTGAGCGCCACGGTGGAAAGCATCTGGAACGATATCTTCCACCGCCCGGAGGACGAAGCCGTCTTCCGGGACACGCTGGCCTGTGTCCGCTGGATGTACCGGCAGCTGGAATACGGCTGCGCCCAGTATCCCGGCTTTTTCACCCATCACTCCCTTGGCTTTATGCACCAGGGCACGGCGGATGGAAAACAGCAGATGCAGCAGGCGTGGCAGCACATCCTGCGGCAGCTGTGTTTCGTCCTGCAGCAGGACCCCAACGTCCGGCCGGACGCCTTCAACGACCAGTTCACTGCCGAACGGTTTGCCGGGGTCCTGTTTTCCCAGATGCTTTCCGCGCTGGTGCAGCAGGATTTCGACCCGTCCATGGTGTTGGAGATCGTCCGGCGGGCCATCTATTAA
- the asnA gene encoding aspartate--ammonia ligase: MSKTIIPANYTPALNLYDTQRAIGTVKRLFADTLCATLNLYRVSAPLFLEASTGLNDDLNGVERKVTFDIKDSGTEAQVVQSLAKWKRKALKDYGFRVGKGLYCDMNAIRRDEELDNLHSVYVDQWDWEKVIREEDRNEAYLKNVVRSIVSAVCATEMNLHAMFPQLQDLPLHTPNVTFITTQELEDLYPDLTPKERENAFVKENGTTFLMKIGAPLKSGKPHDGRAPDYDDWDLNGDLLFWNEPLQCSYELSSMGIRVSPESMDRQLTMAGCDDRRALPFHKAVLSGELPYTIGGGIGQSRLCMLLLGSAHIGEVQASVWDQATHEACAKAGIPLL, from the coding sequence ATGAGTAAAACGATCATCCCGGCAAACTACACGCCTGCGCTGAATCTGTACGACACCCAGCGCGCCATCGGCACCGTGAAGCGGCTGTTCGCAGACACGCTCTGCGCCACGCTGAACCTCTACCGCGTGTCCGCACCGCTGTTCCTGGAGGCCTCCACCGGCCTGAACGACGACCTGAACGGCGTCGAGCGGAAGGTCACCTTCGACATCAAGGACAGCGGCACCGAAGCGCAGGTGGTGCAGTCGCTGGCCAAGTGGAAGCGCAAAGCCCTGAAGGACTACGGCTTCCGGGTGGGCAAGGGCCTGTACTGCGACATGAACGCCATCCGCCGCGATGAGGAGCTGGACAACCTCCACTCCGTCTACGTGGACCAGTGGGACTGGGAGAAGGTCATCCGTGAAGAGGACCGCAACGAAGCCTATCTGAAGAATGTCGTGCGCTCCATCGTGTCGGCGGTCTGCGCCACCGAGATGAACCTCCACGCCATGTTCCCCCAGCTGCAGGACCTGCCCCTGCACACCCCGAACGTGACCTTTATCACCACCCAGGAACTGGAAGACCTGTACCCTGACCTGACCCCGAAGGAGCGCGAGAACGCTTTCGTCAAGGAGAACGGCACCACCTTCCTGATGAAGATCGGTGCCCCGCTGAAGAGCGGCAAGCCCCACGATGGCCGTGCACCCGACTACGATGACTGGGATTTGAACGGCGACCTGCTGTTCTGGAACGAGCCGCTGCAGTGCAGCTATGAGCTGAGCAGCATGGGCATCCGCGTCAGCCCCGAAAGCATGGACCGGCAGCTGACCATGGCAGGCTGCGACGATCGCCGCGCCCTGCCGTTCCACAAGGCCGTCCTGTCCGGCGAGCTGCCCTACACCATCGGCGGCGGCATCGGCCAGAGCCGCCTGTGCATGCTGCTGCTGGGCAGTGCCCACATCGGCGAGGTCCAGGCCAGCGTCTGGGATCAGGCCACACACGAAGCCTGCGCCAAGGCCGGCATCCCGCTGCTGTAA
- a CDS encoding GNAT family N-acetyltransferase has protein sequence MQLLTERLFLIPLQPDGMRALLARTTDPELVGPYTEMLTLSLRHPEQWIWYTAWGLYQNDSGDFVGDLCFKGLPKNGQPEIGYGISPEFQGQGYATEAVRTACRWALAQPGVAAVEAETEPANAASQAVLRKVGFVPTGTVGKEGPRFILCALPA, from the coding sequence ATGCAGCTTTTGACCGAACGTCTTTTTCTCATCCCGCTGCAGCCGGATGGGATGCGCGCCCTGCTCGCCCGCACCACCGACCCGGAGCTGGTCGGCCCCTATACCGAAATGCTGACCCTCTCCCTCCGGCACCCGGAGCAGTGGATCTGGTACACGGCCTGGGGCCTTTACCAGAACGATTCCGGTGACTTTGTCGGCGACCTCTGCTTCAAGGGTCTGCCCAAAAACGGCCAGCCGGAGATCGGCTACGGCATCTCACCCGAATTTCAGGGCCAGGGCTATGCCACCGAGGCCGTCCGCACCGCCTGCCGCTGGGCGCTGGCCCAGCCCGGCGTGGCCGCCGTGGAGGCTGAGACCGAACCCGCCAATGCGGCCTCCCAGGCGGTTCTCCGCAAGGTCGGCTTCGTCCCCACCGGGACGGTGGGCAAGGAGGGGCCGCGGTTCATTCTGTGCGCCCTGCCCGCCTGA
- the cysS gene encoding cysteine--tRNA ligase, producing the protein MQIFNTLTRQKEEFVPQVPGEYRIYVCGPTVYNYIHIGNARPLIVFDTLRRYLEYRGNKVIYVSNITDIDDKLIKKGQEEGTSMKEVAQRFEAEYLKDAAGLNCKKPTVQPRATEHIQQILDIVKDLIDSGHAYVAKNGDVYFRVKSDPEYGKLSHLKLDDLESGNRELRSQMEDDLKEDPADFAVWKAAKPGEPAWESPYGMGRPGWHIECSAMSRTHLGKTIDLHCGGQDLIFPHHENEIAQSECANGCAFARYWMHNGFINVDNQKMSKSLHNFFTVRDVANLYGYEPIRYFMLTAGYRMPLNYTVDLIESCKNSLERLYTCRENLDFALSKSEFGTDESLKAKADEARTKFCKAMDDDLNTPDALAAVFDLVKEINTLSASSTKEALEAAAKAFDEITDVLGLMYNRKKDEVPAEVTELVEKRAAAKKAKDWATADAIRAQLTEMGWAVKDTAQGPQLSKL; encoded by the coding sequence ATGCAGATTTTCAACACCCTGACCCGCCAGAAGGAAGAGTTCGTGCCGCAGGTGCCCGGCGAGTACCGCATCTACGTCTGCGGCCCGACCGTTTACAACTATATCCACATCGGCAACGCCCGCCCTCTGATCGTGTTCGACACCCTGCGCCGCTATCTGGAATACCGCGGCAACAAGGTCATCTATGTGTCCAACATCACCGACATCGACGATAAGCTCATCAAGAAGGGCCAGGAAGAGGGCACTTCCATGAAGGAAGTCGCCCAGCGCTTTGAGGCCGAGTACCTCAAGGATGCCGCCGGTCTGAACTGCAAAAAGCCCACCGTCCAGCCCCGCGCCACCGAGCACATCCAGCAGATTTTGGACATCGTCAAGGACCTGATCGACTCCGGCCACGCCTATGTGGCCAAGAACGGCGACGTCTACTTCCGCGTCAAGAGCGACCCGGAGTACGGCAAGCTCAGCCACCTCAAGCTGGACGATCTGGAGAGCGGCAACCGCGAGCTGCGCAGCCAGATGGAGGATGACCTGAAGGAAGACCCCGCCGACTTCGCTGTCTGGAAGGCCGCCAAGCCCGGCGAGCCTGCCTGGGAAAGCCCCTACGGCATGGGCCGCCCCGGCTGGCACATCGAGTGCAGCGCCATGAGCCGCACCCATCTGGGCAAGACCATCGACCTGCACTGCGGCGGGCAGGACCTTATCTTCCCCCACCACGAGAACGAGATCGCCCAGAGCGAGTGCGCCAACGGCTGTGCGTTCGCCCGCTACTGGATGCACAACGGCTTCATCAATGTGGACAATCAGAAGATGTCCAAGAGCCTGCACAACTTCTTCACCGTCCGCGATGTGGCCAACCTCTACGGCTATGAGCCCATCCGCTACTTCATGCTGACCGCAGGCTACCGGATGCCGCTGAACTATACCGTAGACCTCATCGAGAGCTGCAAGAACAGCCTGGAGCGCCTGTACACCTGCCGCGAAAACCTCGATTTCGCCCTGAGCAAGAGCGAATTTGGCACCGACGAGAGCCTGAAGGCCAAGGCCGACGAGGCCCGCACCAAGTTCTGCAAGGCCATGGACGACGACCTGAACACCCCCGACGCGCTGGCTGCGGTGTTCGATCTGGTCAAGGAGATCAACACCCTGTCCGCTTCTTCCACCAAAGAAGCGCTCGAAGCCGCCGCCAAGGCGTTCGACGAGATCACCGACGTGCTGGGCCTGATGTACAACCGCAAGAAGGACGAGGTGCCCGCCGAAGTGACCGAGCTGGTCGAAAAGCGCGCTGCGGCCAAGAAAGCCAAAGACTGGGCCACCGCCGATGCCATCCGCGCCCAGCTGACCGAGATGGGCTGGGCCGTCAAGGATACCGCCCAGGGCCCCCAGCTGAGCAAGCTGTAA
- a CDS encoding J domain-containing protein, translating into MRDPYEVLGIQRGASEEEIKKAYRAKCKRWHPDLNPNDPTAEEHFKEVQAAYDAITKGETGPQNGGYGNPYGQQQSYGGFYNSGYQQGYGQQDGDWDFGFDPFGFGFGFGGYQQQSGPGFSSADTPELQAARNFIVNRRYAEARRVLDGIANRTARWYYLSSLANQGLGNSIDALQDARRAAQMEPGNTEYQVHLRNLQSSGRTYRTQTTYAQPGGLMRWCWSMILLNLLCNCCCGGWGWGWRFRGI; encoded by the coding sequence ATGAGAGACCCCTATGAGGTGCTGGGCATCCAGCGCGGAGCCAGCGAGGAAGAAATCAAAAAAGCCTATCGTGCCAAGTGCAAGCGCTGGCACCCCGACCTGAACCCCAACGACCCCACGGCCGAAGAGCACTTCAAGGAAGTGCAGGCGGCCTACGACGCCATCACCAAAGGGGAGACCGGCCCACAGAACGGCGGCTACGGCAACCCCTACGGCCAGCAGCAGAGCTATGGCGGCTTCTACAACAGCGGCTATCAGCAGGGCTACGGCCAGCAGGACGGCGACTGGGACTTCGGGTTCGACCCGTTCGGTTTTGGGTTTGGGTTCGGCGGCTACCAGCAGCAGAGCGGGCCGGGCTTCAGCAGCGCGGACACGCCCGAACTGCAGGCGGCGCGCAACTTCATCGTGAACCGCCGCTACGCCGAGGCCCGCCGTGTGCTGGACGGCATCGCGAACCGCACCGCCCGGTGGTATTATCTCTCGTCGCTGGCGAACCAGGGCCTGGGCAACAGCATCGACGCCCTGCAGGACGCCCGCCGCGCCGCCCAGATGGAGCCGGGCAACACCGAATACCAGGTGCATCTGCGCAATCTGCAAAGCTCCGGCCGCACCTACCGCACCCAGACGACCTATGCCCAGCCGGGCGGCCTGATGCGCTGGTGCTGGAGCATGATCCTGCTGAACCTCCTCTGCAACTGCTGCTGCGGCGGCTGGGGCTGGGGCTGGCGGTTCCGGGGCATCTGA
- a CDS encoding DUF5685 family protein, with protein MFGYVIPNQAALSPEAQARYRSAYCGLCRRIGALHGLRGRLTLSYDLTFLDLLLSSLYDGETALHTGADHCPIHPIRKVDWRSSGPTDYCADLSVALHYYNAQDKWNDDRSLLGLGFEALLAAPTAAAAERWPRQCSAIRACLDRLAQYEAEGSEDLDAVSGCFGDLMAELFDYKQDHWSPELRSIGFHLGKYIYLLDAYDDLDRDLKKGAYNPLRSLHQLPGYEEEMREIFELLLANCARSFERLPCVEDVDLLRNILYSGVWLKYNCKRAKNPPRAAE; from the coding sequence ATGTTCGGATATGTGATCCCGAATCAGGCTGCGCTTTCGCCGGAAGCGCAGGCGCGGTACCGCTCAGCCTACTGCGGGCTCTGCCGCCGCATCGGTGCGCTGCACGGCCTGCGCGGGCGGCTGACCCTGAGCTATGACCTGACCTTCTTGGATCTGCTGCTCTCCAGCCTGTACGATGGCGAGACCGCGCTACACACCGGCGCCGACCACTGCCCCATCCACCCCATCCGGAAGGTGGACTGGCGTTCCAGCGGGCCAACCGATTACTGCGCCGACCTGAGCGTTGCGCTCCACTACTACAACGCACAGGACAAGTGGAACGATGACCGCAGCCTGCTGGGGCTGGGGTTCGAGGCGCTGCTCGCCGCCCCCACTGCGGCAGCCGCCGAACGCTGGCCACGGCAGTGCAGCGCCATCCGCGCCTGTCTGGACCGGCTGGCGCAGTACGAGGCCGAGGGCAGCGAAGACCTGGACGCCGTGTCCGGCTGCTTTGGCGACCTGATGGCGGAATTGTTCGACTACAAGCAGGACCACTGGTCCCCGGAGCTGCGCAGCATCGGCTTTCATCTGGGCAAATACATCTACCTGCTGGATGCCTACGACGACCTCGACCGCGACCTGAAAAAGGGAGCCTACAACCCGCTGCGCAGCCTGCACCAGCTGCCCGGCTACGAAGAAGAGATGCGGGAGATCTTCGAGCTGCTGCTCGCCAACTGTGCCCGTAGCTTTGAGCGCCTGCCCTGCGTGGAGGATGTGGACCTGCTGCGGAACATCCTCTACTCCGGCGTCTGGCTCAAATACAACTGCAAACGTGCAAAAAATCCCCCCAGAGCCGCCGAATGA
- a CDS encoding glycoside hydrolase family 2 protein encodes MEHYDWNDGWTFTPVFDPAIVRPECPDLPLTPVRIPHTVRTLPYNYCNENDYQRLCGYRREFFAPKEWQGRTVLLTFEAVAHDATVFCNGRRMFHHGCGYTAFTVDLTESLRLGEQNVVAVRCDSREDLNIPPFGGQIDFLTYGGIYRAVSLDVKEPAYLRDIFIEAQAEGDFRIYTSTVGETVGCTLQAEIRSPAGSRALYSGELSLPIVGTLNGVHPWSIGHPFLYTLTVRLIRPGTSGLPDRVLDEKSTRFGFRTLQFVAGGLYLNGQRVELRGLNRHQSYPYQGYAMPDSIQQLDAQILKKQLGCNAVRTSHYPQSQAFLDACDELGLLVFVEMPGWQHIGDESWQAQALQNCREMVCQCRNHPSVFLWGVRVNGSPDDEAFYKRTNEAVRRLDPTRPTGGAHIRRKDQLLEDVYAYNDFSYTGRGAGCENRSAVTPDLRKGYLISEFGGQQFPAKTFDDEPHRLAQALHHAAVLNDAIAQPGVAGSFGWCMADYNTHREFGSGDRICYHGVLDSFRNPKLSAAVYASQKTPRSPSDIVLEVSSSMALGDHPGGFAGACWVFTNAESVRLYRGNDFIAEFSPDRRGRFAALPHPPIEVQDFVGSLLEKYEGLDPVVAPQVAAILNEMRRDALSLSPLSRARLLSLRLSWNDLLRMYYKYIGVLGSPSSVYRFEAVWHGRTVRTVVREPVQSVRLECTVYNPLLTDGPTWDCAAVSLRAIDQNGNFLPYCGEAVQLSVEGPVRILGPSVVPLRGGMAGTYLATTGRAGRAVLHCKMEGALDTEAVLTVRKRS; translated from the coding sequence ATGGAACACTACGATTGGAACGACGGCTGGACCTTCACCCCGGTATTCGACCCCGCCATCGTGCGGCCGGAATGTCCGGATCTGCCCCTGACCCCGGTGCGCATCCCGCACACGGTCAGGACGCTGCCCTACAATTACTGCAATGAGAACGATTACCAGCGGCTCTGCGGCTACCGGCGGGAGTTTTTTGCGCCCAAAGAGTGGCAGGGCCGCACGGTCCTGCTGACCTTTGAGGCCGTGGCGCACGACGCCACCGTCTTCTGCAACGGCCGCCGGATGTTTCATCATGGCTGCGGCTACACGGCCTTTACCGTGGACCTGACCGAATCCCTCCGTCTGGGGGAGCAGAACGTCGTGGCCGTCCGGTGCGACAGCCGGGAAGACCTGAACATCCCGCCCTTCGGCGGGCAGATCGATTTCCTGACCTACGGCGGCATCTACCGCGCCGTCTCGCTGGACGTGAAGGAGCCTGCCTATCTGCGGGACATCTTCATCGAGGCGCAGGCCGAGGGCGATTTCCGCATCTACACCTCCACCGTGGGCGAAACGGTCGGCTGCACCTTGCAGGCCGAGATCCGCAGCCCCGCCGGGAGCCGGGCGCTCTACAGCGGCGAGCTGTCGCTGCCCATCGTGGGCACCCTGAACGGCGTCCATCCATGGAGCATCGGACACCCCTTCCTGTACACCCTCACCGTGCGGCTCATCCGCCCCGGCACCAGCGGCCTGCCCGACCGGGTGCTGGACGAAAAATCCACCCGGTTCGGCTTCCGGACCCTCCAGTTCGTGGCGGGCGGGCTGTACCTCAATGGCCAGCGGGTGGAGCTGCGCGGCCTGAACCGCCACCAGAGCTACCCCTATCAGGGCTATGCCATGCCGGACAGCATCCAGCAGCTGGATGCCCAGATCCTGAAAAAGCAGCTGGGCTGCAACGCAGTCCGCACCAGCCACTACCCCCAGAGCCAAGCCTTCCTCGACGCCTGCGACGAGCTGGGGCTTCTGGTCTTTGTGGAAATGCCGGGCTGGCAGCACATCGGCGACGAGAGCTGGCAGGCGCAGGCATTGCAGAACTGCCGCGAGATGGTCTGCCAGTGCCGCAACCATCCCAGCGTCTTTCTGTGGGGCGTACGGGTCAACGGCAGCCCCGACGATGAAGCGTTCTACAAGCGCACCAATGAGGCCGTCCGGCGGCTGGACCCTACCCGCCCCACCGGCGGTGCCCACATCCGCCGCAAAGACCAATTGCTGGAAGACGTCTACGCCTACAACGATTTTTCCTACACCGGGCGGGGGGCTGGCTGCGAGAACCGCTCTGCCGTCACGCCCGACCTGCGCAAGGGCTACCTCATCAGCGAGTTCGGGGGCCAGCAGTTCCCGGCCAAGACCTTTGACGACGAGCCGCACCGGCTGGCCCAGGCCCTCCACCACGCGGCCGTCCTGAACGATGCCATCGCCCAGCCGGGCGTGGCGGGCAGCTTTGGCTGGTGCATGGCCGATTACAACACCCACCGGGAGTTCGGCAGCGGCGACCGCATCTGTTACCACGGTGTGCTCGACTCGTTCCGGAACCCGAAGCTCTCCGCCGCCGTCTATGCCAGCCAGAAGACGCCCCGCTCCCCCTCCGACATCGTGCTGGAAGTTTCGTCCAGCATGGCGCTGGGCGACCACCCCGGCGGGTTTGCCGGGGCCTGCTGGGTGTTCACCAACGCCGAGAGCGTCCGGCTCTACCGCGGCAACGATTTCATTGCCGAGTTCAGCCCGGACCGCCGGGGCCGGTTCGCGGCGCTGCCCCATCCGCCCATCGAGGTGCAGGATTTCGTTGGCTCTCTGCTCGAAAAGTATGAGGGGCTGGACCCCGTGGTCGCGCCGCAGGTGGCCGCCATCCTCAACGAGATGCGCCGGGACGCGCTGAGCCTTTCGCCCCTGAGCCGGGCGCGGCTGCTTTCGCTGCGGCTGAGCTGGAACGACCTGCTCCGGATGTACTACAAGTACATCGGCGTTCTCGGATCACCCTCCAGCGTCTACCGGTTCGAGGCCGTGTGGCATGGGCGCACCGTCCGCACCGTGGTGCGGGAGCCGGTGCAGAGCGTCCGGCTGGAGTGCACGGTCTACAATCCCCTGCTGACGGACGGCCCTACCTGGGACTGCGCTGCCGTCAGCCTGCGGGCCATCGACCAGAACGGCAACTTCCTGCCCTACTGCGGCGAGGCTGTTCAGCTGAGCGTGGAAGGCCCGGTCAGGATCCTCGGCCCCAGCGTTGTGCCGCTGCGGGGTGGCATGGCAGGCACCTACCTTGCCACCACCGGCCGGGCAGGCCGCGCCGTGCTCCACTGCAAAATGGAGGGCGCGCTGGACACCGAAGCCGTGCTCACGGTGCGCAAGCGTTCTTAA
- a CDS encoding flavodoxin family protein: MKVLLINGSPHEKGCTYTALSLIAEELNRAHIETEIFNVGTRPVGGCIGCGGCAAGSGCVFGGVVNEAIEKARTADAFVFGSPVHYASASGNMTSFMDRLSYAGGKYLAYKPAAICCSARRGGTTTTLDQLVKYPEFFHMPLVNGSYWAMVHGSNPAQVLQDEEGCAVMRELGRNMAWLLQCIEAGKAAGIRHPENPRRPMTNFIR, translated from the coding sequence ATGAAAGTCCTGCTCATCAACGGCAGCCCCCACGAGAAAGGCTGCACCTACACCGCTCTGTCCCTCATCGCGGAGGAGCTGAACCGCGCCCACATCGAGACCGAGATCTTCAACGTCGGCACCCGGCCCGTCGGCGGCTGCATCGGCTGCGGCGGCTGCGCCGCAGGCAGCGGCTGTGTCTTTGGCGGCGTGGTCAACGAGGCCATCGAAAAAGCCAGGACCGCCGACGCCTTCGTCTTCGGCAGCCCGGTGCACTATGCCTCGGCCTCCGGCAACATGACCAGCTTTATGGACCGTCTGAGCTACGCAGGCGGCAAGTATCTGGCCTACAAGCCTGCCGCCATCTGCTGTTCGGCCCGCCGCGGCGGTACCACCACCACGCTGGACCAGCTGGTCAAGTACCCGGAGTTCTTCCACATGCCGCTGGTCAACGGCTCCTACTGGGCCATGGTCCACGGCTCCAACCCCGCTCAGGTCCTGCAGGACGAAGAGGGCTGCGCCGTGATGCGGGAACTGGGCCGGAACATGGCCTGGCTGCTCCAGTGCATCGAGGCCGGCAAGGCCGCCGGCATCCGGCACCCGGAGAATCCCCGCCGCCCCATGACGAACTTCATCCGATAA
- the rsmD gene encoding 16S rRNA (guanine(966)-N(2))-methyltransferase RsmD: MRVIAGDARGRRLEALPGTDITRPTLDQVKEAMFSIVQFDLPGARVLDLYAGSGQLGIEALSRGAARCVFLDENREAVNIVMKNCKTCGVFDRSRVNIGEAARYLSACREQFDLVLLDPPFHGGTLEKILPSVEKVLAPGGIALCESETGLVLPAEVGSLTLKKQYKYGKVLLWKYTKPMQPAGEEDAE, encoded by the coding sequence ATGCGAGTCATTGCAGGAGACGCACGGGGCAGACGGCTGGAGGCCCTGCCCGGCACCGATATCACCCGCCCCACCCTCGACCAGGTCAAGGAGGCGATGTTCAGCATCGTTCAGTTCGACCTGCCCGGCGCACGGGTGCTGGACCTGTACGCGGGCAGCGGCCAGCTCGGCATCGAGGCCCTCTCGCGCGGGGCAGCACGGTGCGTGTTCCTGGACGAGAACCGCGAGGCCGTCAACATCGTGATGAAGAACTGCAAGACCTGCGGCGTGTTCGACCGCAGCCGTGTCAACATCGGCGAGGCGGCGCGGTATCTTTCCGCCTGCCGTGAGCAGTTCGACCTGGTTCTGCTGGACCCGCCGTTCCACGGTGGTACGCTGGAAAAGATCCTTCCCAGCGTGGAAAAGGTGCTGGCGCCCGGCGGCATCGCCCTGTGCGAGAGCGAGACCGGTCTTGTGCTGCCTGCCGAGGTGGGCAGCCTGACGCTGAAGAAACAGTATAAGTATGGCAAGGTGCTGCTGTGGAAGTACACGAAGCCCATGCAGCCTGCCGGAGAGGAAGATGCGGAATGA
- a CDS encoding ATPase → MNVNELLDTIEDALEESAGMPLSGGKRIVDVEQIRDYLDEIRQNLPVELRQAQSIVSDRAQLIDSANAQAQAIVKKAEDRARILVSEAEIVKAAQQRASEIVSAAQTEARTVRQTVTDYCDNMLKTTEETMAENAAQVRNVRANLRQTPRKPQ, encoded by the coding sequence ATGAACGTGAACGAGCTTTTGGATACCATTGAGGACGCGCTGGAAGAGAGCGCCGGGATGCCCCTTTCGGGCGGCAAGCGGATCGTGGACGTGGAGCAGATCCGGGATTATCTGGACGAGATCCGCCAGAATCTGCCCGTGGAGCTGCGGCAGGCGCAGTCCATCGTCAGCGACCGCGCCCAGCTCATTGATTCGGCCAACGCCCAGGCCCAGGCCATCGTGAAAAAGGCCGAGGACCGCGCCCGCATCCTCGTCAGCGAGGCGGAGATCGTCAAGGCGGCCCAGCAGCGCGCCTCCGAGATCGTCTCAGCCGCCCAGACCGAGGCCCGCACCGTCCGCCAGACCGTGACCGACTACTGTGATAATATGCTCAAGACCACCGAGGAGACCATGGCAGAGAATGCTGCGCAGGTCCGGAACGTCCGCGCCAATCTGCGCCAGACGCCCCGGAAACCCCAGTGA